A single genomic interval of Granulicella tundricola MP5ACTX9 harbors:
- a CDS encoding glycoside hydrolase family 28 protein, with translation MKIRLVRPGFGLSVLMLASSAAFAGTVKVNDFGAKGDGSTMDTAAIQKAIDAAAKSHGTVVFAPGTYLSGSIFVKSGVTLQLDKGVTILGSQRIEDYPVMPTRVAGIEMSWPAALVNVYEQKDAVITGEGTIDGDGKIYWDSYWTLRKGYEPRGLRWASDYDARRPRLVQVFNSSHIKIGGGLLLRRSGFWTLHICYSTDVTADGLTIRNNEGGRGPSTDGIDIDSSKHIVVAHADIAVNDDALCLKAGRDSDGLRVNRPTEDVVLRDSTIRDGAAGVTFGSETSGGFRNIEAYNLKVFGHVPVGILFKSAHTRGGFAENVRIHDLTLTDIPVVLKVTMNWNPSYSYATIPATETNYPAYWKVLSTPVPDAQGIAHVHDVHIWNIAATGAKSAFEVEAYKQAPLERFQLDHLKIDALTAGHIADAKDWTFSDVSLTTKDGSTVELLDSTDVTGIPTYPGSEKPKTDAPAKSFKEQDKS, from the coding sequence ATGAAGATTCGTTTAGTTCGTCCGGGGTTTGGTTTGAGTGTGCTGATGCTGGCTTCAAGCGCGGCGTTTGCGGGGACTGTGAAGGTCAACGACTTCGGCGCGAAGGGCGACGGTAGCACGATGGATACGGCTGCGATCCAGAAGGCTATCGACGCTGCGGCGAAGAGTCATGGGACCGTGGTGTTCGCTCCGGGGACTTATCTTTCGGGTTCGATTTTTGTGAAGTCCGGGGTGACGCTGCAACTGGATAAGGGTGTGACGATCCTTGGGTCGCAGCGCATTGAAGACTATCCGGTGATGCCGACGCGGGTTGCGGGCATCGAGATGAGCTGGCCGGCGGCGCTGGTGAATGTTTATGAGCAGAAGGATGCTGTGATTACCGGCGAAGGCACGATCGACGGGGATGGGAAGATCTACTGGGATAGCTACTGGACGTTGCGGAAGGGCTATGAGCCGCGCGGGTTGCGGTGGGCTTCCGACTATGACGCTCGGCGGCCGCGGCTGGTGCAGGTATTCAACTCTTCGCATATCAAGATTGGCGGCGGGCTGTTGCTGCGGCGGTCGGGGTTCTGGACGCTGCATATCTGCTACTCGACCGATGTGACAGCGGATGGGTTGACGATTCGGAATAACGAGGGTGGGCGTGGACCTTCGACCGATGGAATCGATATCGATTCGTCGAAGCATATCGTGGTGGCTCATGCGGATATTGCTGTGAATGACGATGCGCTTTGTTTGAAGGCTGGGCGTGACTCCGATGGGTTGCGGGTGAATCGTCCGACGGAGGATGTGGTGCTGCGGGATTCAACGATTCGCGATGGCGCGGCGGGGGTGACGTTTGGGAGTGAGACTTCGGGTGGCTTCAGGAATATCGAGGCTTATAACCTGAAGGTGTTTGGGCATGTGCCGGTGGGGATACTGTTCAAGTCAGCGCATACGCGCGGGGGCTTTGCGGAGAATGTGCGGATTCACGATCTGACGCTGACGGATATTCCGGTGGTGTTGAAGGTGACGATGAACTGGAATCCTTCTTACAGCTATGCGACGATTCCGGCGACGGAGACGAACTATCCGGCTTACTGGAAGGTACTCTCGACGCCGGTGCCGGACGCGCAGGGGATTGCGCATGTGCATGACGTGCATATCTGGAATATTGCAGCGACGGGGGCTAAGTCAGCGTTTGAGGTGGAGGCTTATAAGCAGGCACCGCTGGAACGGTTTCAACTGGATCATCTGAAGATCGACGCGTTGACTGCGGGGCATATTGCCGATGCGAAGGATTGGACGTTCTCTGATGTGTCGCTGACGACTAAGGATGGAAGTACGGTGGAGTTACTGGATAGTACGGATGTGACAGGGATTCCGACTTATCCTGGGAGTGAGAAGCCTAAGACGGATGCGCCTGCCAAGAGCTTCAAGGAGCAGGATAAGTCTTAG
- a CDS encoding DinB family protein, with translation MTPEASFTDAALRQWKQQADRTAKILHALSDEQLQQPVAPGKNRLSYLFGHLLAINDAMLPLLGLGARQHPELDAIYLAAPDRTQPQTLAAAELKQQWDQNAEALWTAFNTLTPAQWLERHTAVSEEDFAREPHRNRFAILLGRTAHLAYHAGQIKLV, from the coding sequence ATGACCCCAGAAGCATCCTTCACAGACGCCGCCCTCCGCCAGTGGAAGCAGCAGGCAGACCGCACCGCCAAAATCCTCCACGCCCTCTCGGACGAGCAGCTCCAGCAGCCCGTCGCCCCCGGCAAAAACCGCCTCTCCTACCTCTTCGGTCACCTCCTCGCCATCAACGACGCCATGCTCCCTCTCCTCGGCCTCGGCGCCCGCCAGCACCCGGAGCTTGACGCCATCTACCTCGCAGCCCCGGACCGCACCCAACCCCAGACCCTCGCCGCCGCAGAACTCAAGCAGCAATGGGACCAGAACGCAGAAGCGCTTTGGACTGCCTTCAACACCCTCACGCCGGCCCAATGGCTGGAGCGTCACACCGCAGTCTCAGAAGAAGACTTTGCCCGCGAGCCCCATCGCAACCGCTTCGCCATCCTCCTCGGCCGCACCGCCCACCTCGCCTACCACGCAGGCCAAATCAAACTAGTCTAA
- a CDS encoding ArsR/SmtB family transcription factor: MRPLFHPSVDDVTVEAILHALSDPVRVAIFADIVGQSCSQNCSTFLQVSEKTIPKSTLSQHFKVLREAGIIRGERRGVEMHNTSRCAEIEVRFPGLIAAIVNAHTIQLASVAKAAGTAKKKTSTKK, encoded by the coding sequence ATGAGACCACTCTTTCATCCTTCGGTTGACGATGTGACGGTTGAGGCGATTCTTCATGCGCTGTCGGACCCGGTGCGGGTGGCGATCTTTGCGGATATTGTGGGGCAGTCGTGCTCGCAGAACTGCTCGACGTTTCTGCAGGTGAGCGAGAAGACGATTCCGAAGTCTACGCTTTCACAACATTTCAAGGTGCTGCGTGAGGCGGGGATCATTCGGGGCGAGCGGCGTGGGGTGGAGATGCATAATACGTCGCGGTGTGCTGAGATCGAGGTGCGGTTTCCGGGGTTGATTGCGGCGATTGTGAATGCACATACGATTCAGCTGGCGAGTGTGGCGAAGGCTGCGGGGACTGCCAAGAAGAAGACGTCGACCAAGAAGTAG
- a CDS encoding Gfo/Idh/MocA family protein, with amino-acid sequence MDLKEALGFGVGKKVRYAIVGLGDIAQEDMMPGVGHTGNSEISVLITSDPVKARELGEKYGVQAAFTYEQFGEALASGTFDAIYLATPNWRHAEFIVPALQAGIHVLTEKPLEVSTEKCKEILAAEKASSAKLMVAYRLHFEPGTLDTIEKVRSGELGRVHLFTSTFAQMVDPENHRAHSGKLAGPVLDMGPYPVNAARYIFEDEPTEVVSAVGTKHPESGFDQDFADTVAVTLRFPGERLAQFTLSYFGNATNFFTAVGTKGSVQLDPAYMFGKGLEQTTAIGEKKSKESFKNTDHFGGEMKYFSDCILNGTEPEPDGEEGFADVRVLEGIIKAVETGQAVMLEPFSRSKRIDTAAQKMTLGAVSTPELVDASNPGMGVEKQPKN; translated from the coding sequence ATGGATCTGAAGGAAGCTTTGGGGTTTGGTGTCGGCAAGAAGGTTCGGTATGCGATTGTCGGGCTGGGAGATATTGCGCAGGAAGACATGATGCCGGGTGTGGGGCATACGGGTAACTCCGAGATCAGTGTGCTGATTACGTCTGATCCGGTGAAGGCCAGGGAGCTTGGCGAGAAGTACGGTGTACAGGCTGCGTTTACGTATGAACAGTTTGGCGAGGCGCTGGCTTCAGGGACGTTCGATGCGATCTATCTGGCTACTCCGAACTGGCGTCATGCGGAGTTCATTGTTCCTGCCTTGCAGGCCGGGATTCATGTGCTGACGGAGAAGCCGCTGGAGGTTTCGACCGAGAAGTGCAAGGAGATTCTGGCGGCGGAGAAGGCTTCCAGCGCGAAGCTGATGGTGGCTTACCGGCTTCACTTTGAGCCGGGGACGCTGGATACGATCGAGAAGGTTCGGTCTGGGGAACTGGGGCGGGTGCATCTGTTTACGTCGACGTTTGCGCAGATGGTCGATCCGGAGAATCATCGGGCGCACTCCGGCAAGCTGGCTGGGCCGGTGCTGGATATGGGGCCTTATCCGGTGAATGCGGCGAGGTACATCTTTGAAGATGAACCGACGGAGGTGGTCTCGGCGGTGGGGACGAAGCATCCGGAGTCGGGGTTCGACCAGGACTTTGCGGATACGGTTGCGGTGACGCTGCGGTTTCCGGGGGAGCGGTTGGCGCAGTTCACACTTTCGTATTTTGGGAATGCTACGAACTTCTTTACGGCCGTTGGGACGAAGGGAAGTGTGCAGCTTGATCCGGCTTACATGTTCGGCAAGGGGCTGGAGCAGACGACGGCGATTGGGGAGAAGAAGAGCAAGGAGAGCTTCAAGAACACGGATCACTTTGGCGGGGAGATGAAGTACTTCTCGGACTGTATTCTGAATGGCACGGAGCCTGAGCCGGATGGCGAAGAGGGCTTTGCGGATGTGCGGGTGCTCGAAGGGATTATCAAGGCAGTGGAGACGGGGCAGGCTGTGATGCTGGAGCCGTTCAGCCGGAGTAAGCGGATCGACACAGCGGCGCAGAAGATGACGCTGGGGGCGGTGTCTACGCCGGAGCTGGTGGACGCCAGCAATCCGGGCATGGGTGTGGAGAAGCAGCCTAAGAACTAG